One Labrus mixtus chromosome 22, fLabMix1.1, whole genome shotgun sequence genomic window carries:
- the cntn1b gene encoding contactin 1b, giving the protein MASAALLLLALSSSISLTAAVLFGEPRIYGEDATGYGPIFEEEPVDVVYTEDSPDGRISMNCRARANPPASYRWRRDNWEIKLMEQPDEHYSLVGGNLVITNPRQKKHSGTYVCVAKNIYGTVISKEARVKFGFVEEFPQEERDPVSVKEGQGAVLLCVPPKAWPQEVTYRWIFNEFPVFLPTDRRRFVSQRTGNLYISKVEAQDAGNYSCFVSSPITGKSVFSKFIPLIPLSPEDGEERKYPADIRVKFPDTTAMLASNITLECFALGNPIPYIVWRKVDHTDLPPNHEISQSGAVLHLYNVQYEDVGGYECEAINTKGKDWHKAWLYVESAPEWAETINNTQIDIGSEHTMRCVASGKPFPFIRWYKDGYMYGKGELKFSSLTFDDSGMYQCVAENYWGIKYANAELRVIACPPTFEFNPVKKQLLGAKDGRVVIECKPRAAPRPRYTWTKGKELLFNNSRISIMFDGNLEILNATNNDEGVYTCFAENDRGKANSSGYLTITEATSLTEPPEDTEVQVGDEVIINCAASYDPMLDITFIWSIDFRVIDFNAEWQHYERVMDEDGRGDLRIKNVQIWHEGRYTCTAQTVVDSDTAYADLKVVGVPGPPGIIRVDEIGDTWVKLLWTKGADHNSPILSYTIQTRHFWALNEDDWKDASTSPTFLDGNTEKAEVTDLYPWMEYQFRIIATNEYGSGEASIPSLKIKTWDAAPVVSPTDVAGFGGRNGEIVITWTPVEPWFFSGKKFGYIVAFKPHDAYDWWYETISDPESRRHVHRDSYFIPTEEDFQVREFQVKIKSFNVKGDGPYSLTKVIYYPRDVPTESPTDVYARPVSSTEALVWWLPVVDTGTGLQQYIEGYQVKYWRKYDDPEPGAHRIFVPAAVNQTRLENMLPDSHYLIEVRAFNGAGLGPPGEHCEMFTKRPPPPDPPRMWKYVTWTGQWMYVWWDHISYDWFGNISFPLYYKVLFRKTGYIYGKVYITGWHFMDFPMPQFGDYELMVRGRYEGGDGPVRKIRIMGKASMTTPTLSLVSLLLLALCIVGLEI; this is encoded by the exons ATGGCTTCAGCTGCTTTACTGCTACtggccctctcctcctccatctccctcaCAG cgGCGGTCTTATTTGGTGAGCCTAGAATTTATGGAG AGGACGCTACTGGATACGGCCCCATCTTTGAGGAGGAGCCTGTGGATGTGGTCTACACTGAGGACTCACCCGATGGGAGAATCTCCATGAACTGCAGGGCACGCGCAAACCCACCAGCATCATACAG ATGGCGCCGTGATAACTGGGAAATCAAGCTGATGGAGCAGCCGGACGAGCACTACAGCCTGGTGGGGGGGAACCTCGTCATCACCAacccaagacagaaaaaacacagcGGGACTTACGTGTGCGTTGCCAAGAACATCTACGGCACTGTCATCAGCAAAGAGGCCAGGGTCAAGTTTGGAT TTGTGGAGGAGTTTCCTCAAGAGGAAAGAGACCCTGTTTCTGTGAAAGAAGGACAAGGGGCTGTTCTACTATGTGTCCCTCCAAAAGCCTGGCCAC AGGAGGTGACCTACCGCTGGATCTTCAATGAGTTCCCAGTGTTCCTGCCCACAGATCGTCGTCGGTTTGTCTCCCAGAGGACCGGGAATCTGTACATCTCCAAAGTGGAGGCTCAGGATGCAGGAAACTACTCCTGCTTTGTTTCCAGTCCAATTACTGGGAAGAGCGTCTTCTCAAAGTTCATCCCACTTATCCCCTTATCTCCGGAGGATG gagaggagagaaagtacCCAGCAGACATCAGGGTGAAATTTCCAGATACTACTGCCATGCTGGCCTCTAATATCACATTGGAGTGCTTTGCTTTGGGAAA CCCAATCCCTTACATTGTTTGGAGGAAAGTGGACCACACCGACCTCCCTCCAAATCACGAGATCAGCCAGTCAGGAGCCGTGCTTCATCTATACAATGTTCAGTATGAAGACGTGGGCGGATACGAGTGTGAGGCCATCAACACTAAAGGAAAGGACTGGCACAAGGCCTGGCTGTATGTGGAGT ctgcTCCAGAATGGGCGGAAACAATCAACAACACTCAGATCGACATCGGCTCGGAGCACACCATGCGCTGCGTGGCATCAGGGAAGCCATTCCCTTTTATCCGCTGGTACAAAGATGGATATATG tatgGGAAAGGGGAACTGAAATTTTCCAGTCTAACTTTCGACGACTCAGGAATGTACCAGTGTGTCGCTGAGAACTACTGGGGCATCAAATATGCCAACGCTGAGCTGCGGGTCATTG CCTGTCCCCCTACATTCGAATTCAACCCGGTGAAGAAGCAGCTTCTTGGAGCTAAAGATGGCCGTGTGGTGATCGAGTGTAAACCCCGAGCTGCTCCCAGACCGCGATACACCTGGACGAAGGGCAAAGAGCTCCTCTTTAACAATTCACG TATTTCCATCATGTTTGATGGAAATCTGGAGATCCTCAATGCAACTAATAATGATGAAGGCGTGTACACCTGTTTTGCTGAGAATGACAGAGGGAAGGCAAACAGTTCAGGCTATCTCACCATCACAG AGGCCACTAGTCTCACAGAACCCCCTGAGGACACTGAAGTACAGGTTGGTGATGAGGTCATTATAAATTGTGCTGCTTCGTACGACCCCATGCTGGACATCACTTTCATCTGGTCCATCGACTTCAGAGTCATCGACTTCAACGCTGAGTGGCAACACTATGAACGTGTCATG GATGAAGATGGGAGGGGTGACCTgagaataaaaaatgtgcagatttgGCATGAAGGTCGATACACCTGCACGGCTCAGACAGTGGTGGACAGTGACACAGCGTACGCTGATCTCAAGGTTGTAG GTGTTCCTGGGCCTCCTGGAATTATCCGTGTGGACGAGATTGGAGACACATGGGTGAAGCTGTTATGGACCAAAGGAGCAGATCACAACAGCCCCATTCTCTCCTACACCATCCAGACCAGACACTTCTGGGCCCTGAATGAGGACGACTGGAAGGACGCCAGCACCT CTCCTACCTTCCTTGACGGTAATACTGAGAAGGCAGAAGTGACTGACCTGTACCCCTGGATGGAATATCAATTCAGGATCATCGCCACCAATGAGTACGGCTCGGGTGAGGCTAGTATCCCCTCCCTCAAGATCAAAACCTGGGATGCTG CTCCAGTGGTTTCTCCCACTGATGTAGCCGGCTTTGGAGGTAGAAATGGCGAAATTGTCATCACATGGACT CCTGTAGAGCCGTGGTTTTTCTCCGGCAAAAAGTTTGGCTACATTGTGGCATTCAAGCCTCATGATGCTTACGACTGGTGGTACGAGACCATTTCAGACCCCGAGTCGAGGCGTCATGTCCACAGAGACTCCTACTTCATCCCAACCGAAGAGGATTTCCAGGTGCGAGAGTTTCAGGTGAAGATCAAGTCGTTTAATGTGAAAGGAGACGGACCGTACAGCCTCACCAAGGTCATCTACTACCCAAGAGATG TACCCACAGAGTCTCCCACAGACGTATATGCCAGACCGGTGTCCTCTACTGAAGCTCTGGTCTGGTGGTTGCCAGTGGTCGACACTGGTACAGGTCTGCAACAGTACATTGAGGGATACCAG GTCAAATACTGGAGAAAGTACGACGATCCAGAGCCAGGAGCACACCGCATATTTGTCCCAGCTGCAGTCAATCAGACGAGGCTGGAGAACATGCTGCCAGACTCTCACTACCTCATCGAGGTCCGTGCCTTTAACGGAGCTGGCCTCGGACCGCCAGGGGAACACTGTGAGATGTTCACAAAGAGACCAC cACCACCAGACCCTCCCAGGATGTGGAAATATGTTACCTGGACAGGACAATGGATGTATGTGTGGTGGGATCATATCTCCTATGACTGGTTTGGCAATATCTCCTTCCCATTGTATTACAAG GTCCTGTTCAGAAAGACCGGCTACATCTACGGGAAGGTTTACATCACTGGCTGGCACTTCATGGACTTCCCCATGCCTCAGTTTGGAGATTATGAGCTGATGGTACGCGGCCGTTATGAAGGAGGAGACGGCCCAGTCAGGAAAATTAGGATTATGG GTAAAGCATCTATGACCACGCCCACACTGAGCCTGGTATCTTTGTTGCTactggcgctttgcattgtgggattgGAAATTTGA